AAAGTTCGTTGCCCTTCAGGGATTCGAGTGGACATCGGGAATTGGCCACATAAACGTGTACGAGTCCCTCGAGTGGATCGACAGAAACCATGAAAGTTCCCTTGAAGGTTTCTACAGGTGGCTCGTTGAACACAAAAAACTTGCCCAGTTCAACCATCCCATAAGCACCTTCGGTACTTTCGACTCGTTCAGGTACTTTCCGGAAGCAGACAAATACGTGAACCTGATCGAGGTGGGAAACGGGAACTGGTCTTCGGGGGATGTGATAAATCCCGAGATGTACGGAAACTACATCCTCGCCCTCAACAGGGGATGGCATCTTGGAGCCACCGTTGGACAGGACAACCACAAACCGAACTGGGGAAGCGCGAACGAGGCAAGAACAGGAATAGTAGCAGATGAGTTGACGTACGATTCCATCATGGATGCCCTCTGGAAGAGACACACCTTCGGAAGTGAAGACAGAAACGTTCGAGCCCTTCTAAAAAGTGGCCAGCACCTCATGGGAGACGTTGTTTTCGTGGACGACTTTTCACCAAAGACCCTGACCATCGAGTATCAGGACACAGAAAAACTCCTATATCTTGCCGTCATCTCTCAGAGCGGAACCGTCCTAGAGCTCAGACCAAGCACAGAAAGACTGAACCTGACACTTTCAGTCACACCTTCTGACGGTTACGAATGGTACTTCGTCTACATGAAACAGATGGACGGTGACGAGATCGTCACCTCACCGATCTGGTTTCAGATACCATCTTCTGTTTACGTGAACAGCGTGAGAGTGTCTCCAGAGGAGATCCACGATGGTGAGACCGCAAAGATCTACTTCGAGATCTACAACGTAACAGATGAGGAAAAGAGGGTGACGCTTTCAATCCTTCTGGACGGTGAAGCGCTCAGGGAGGTTTCACAGAATTTCTCCCCGTATCAGGTTAAAAGGTTCGTCGTTCCCACAGAAGCGCTGAAGAAAGGATACCACTGGGTTTCCTTCCTCGTTGATGGAAAGATCGTTCAGTCTGTGAGTTTCTTTGTCAGAGAAAAACTCAAAGGTGTGATCATGATAGACACCCTCCACGAAAACGACCACCTGGAAAAGCTAAAAGTCCTTGCGGAAGAGCTGGAAAAGAAAGGCTATCTTGTGAAGTATCCAAAGGTGATGCTGAAAGACCTTTCCGGTGTTGACATACTCATCATATCGACACCAAAGGTGGGTGGGCTGAGTTTTGCAAAGAAACTCTCTCAAAAAGAGCTGGAGGCCATCAAAAACTTCAGAGGTAAAATATACATCGTGCCGGGTGGTGACGAAGAGTACAGAAAGATCTATCTGGAACAGATAAAAGGTGAAGTTGTCACGATCGAGGAGTTGAAGAAGTTGCTTGGGGAGTGATTCGGTTGAAGAGACTCGGAATCATCGGCTTTGGTGCGAGTGCGATCGGTTTCATCCACGGCCTCATAGAGAGTGGAAAGATAAACAACTACAGGATCACCATCCTTGAGAGGGGAAAAGATTACGCCCACAACACCATCTCCGGCGTGAGGATGGACGGAAAGATCTTCATCTCCCACGGCATGGGAGGCGAGATCTACATCCCCCTCGAAATCCAGGCAAAGACGGTGGAGTTTTACCTGAAGTTTTCTGGCTACAGACCAACCGTTGACAGAAGAGAGGGCCTTGTGAACTATCTGAGATCCTTCGAAAGAGACGGAAAAAAGATCGAATTTGGAGAGTCCTTTTCGAGCGAGAAGGTCTACAAACTCTTCTACCACCACGGTTTTGAGCCGGTGAAGTCGTACTTTTTCCATCTGGGAACGGACATCCTCAAAGAGACGAACGAGAACATATACAGGCACTTTTCTTCGTTCGAAAACGTCGAATTTCTCTTCGGAGTCACCGCAGAAGACGTGGATTTCGGACCACCCCACAGGGTGCACACCGAAAAGGGAGACTTCGAGTTCGACGAACTCGTGATCGCCGTTGGAAGAAGTGGGCACAGACTCATGGAACGTCTCAAGGAGAAGTACCCACAGCTTGTAAAACCGAACCAGTTCGTCGACATCGGAATCAGATACGAACTTCCAAACCACGTGATGGATCCTTTCTCCGACATGTACGAGGTGAAGATCCGCTACAGAACAAAAACGGGTTACATCTGTAGGATCTTCTGTCAGAATCCAGCCGGGAAGGTGACACTGGAAAAGTACGAGGACTTCACCACGGTGAACGGATACTCGGACAGTCTTCACAAGACGGAGAACACGAACTTTGCCATCCTGGTCACCACGCGCTTTACGGAGCCGTTCAAAGATCCCACGGGTTACGGAGTGAATCTTGCAAAACTCGCGAACATCCTCGCAGGAGACAGAGAAAAAGTGATCCTTCAAACCTACGGTGATTTCAAAGAGTTCAGAAGAACCAAAAGACTCGGAAGGGTCCGTCCCACCTTGGACCCAGAAAGTTACATCCTCGGAGATGCAAACCTCGTGTTCCCTTCGAAGATAAGAGAGTCTCTTGTGGACTTCGTTGAAAACCTCGACAGGGTGATACCGGGGGCTGCCTACTTCGACAACCTGCTCTACGCGGTCGAGGTGAAATTCTACACCAACAAGTTTCTTAACGACGTGGTGGAAAACCTTCACGTCATCGGAGACTGTTCAGGCTGGACAAGGTCCATCCAGTACGCCACATCGATGGGCTACATGAGAGCGATGGGGATGAAGATTCAGACCCTGTGAGAGAGGA
This genomic window from Thermotoga sp. SG1 contains:
- a CDS encoding NAD(P)/FAD-dependent oxidoreductase — translated: MKRLGIIGFGASAIGFIHGLIESGKINNYRITILERGKDYAHNTISGVRMDGKIFISHGMGGEIYIPLEIQAKTVEFYLKFSGYRPTVDRREGLVNYLRSFERDGKKIEFGESFSSEKVYKLFYHHGFEPVKSYFFHLGTDILKETNENIYRHFSSFENVEFLFGVTAEDVDFGPPHRVHTEKGDFEFDELVIAVGRSGHRLMERLKEKYPQLVKPNQFVDIGIRYELPNHVMDPFSDMYEVKIRYRTKTGYICRIFCQNPAGKVTLEKYEDFTTVNGYSDSLHKTENTNFAILVTTRFTEPFKDPTGYGVNLAKLANILAGDREKVILQTYGDFKEFRRTKRLGRVRPTLDPESYILGDANLVFPSKIRESLVDFVENLDRVIPGAAYFDNLLYAVEVKFYTNKFLNDVVENLHVIGDCSGWTRSIQYATSMGYMRAMGMKIQTL
- a CDS encoding CehA/McbA family metallohydrolase — encoded protein: MKKLTVFLLVLSCVVFGGVYYGNLHSHTSFSDGSGTPDQAYEYARKYLDVLAVTDHAYYFAQKIDGKTKPYLTKLAAERYTEDGKFVALQGFEWTSGIGHINVYESLEWIDRNHESSLEGFYRWLVEHKKLAQFNHPISTFGTFDSFRYFPEADKYVNLIEVGNGNWSSGDVINPEMYGNYILALNRGWHLGATVGQDNHKPNWGSANEARTGIVADELTYDSIMDALWKRHTFGSEDRNVRALLKSGQHLMGDVVFVDDFSPKTLTIEYQDTEKLLYLAVISQSGTVLELRPSTERLNLTLSVTPSDGYEWYFVYMKQMDGDEIVTSPIWFQIPSSVYVNSVRVSPEEIHDGETAKIYFEIYNVTDEEKRVTLSILLDGEALREVSQNFSPYQVKRFVVPTEALKKGYHWVSFLVDGKIVQSVSFFVREKLKGVIMIDTLHENDHLEKLKVLAEELEKKGYLVKYPKVMLKDLSGVDILIISTPKVGGLSFAKKLSQKELEAIKNFRGKIYIVPGGDEEYRKIYLEQIKGEVVTIEELKKLLGE